One part of the Malus sylvestris chromosome 2, drMalSylv7.2, whole genome shotgun sequence genome encodes these proteins:
- the LOC126583898 gene encoding U-box domain-containing protein 1-like, whose translation MEVKLDTVPSLVSKLSSVSSQTRADALKELRLITKLEPDSRPFVAESGAIPYLSETLFDSSPYLQDDAAATLLNLSISCRDSLISTQGLLDALSHSLRQHGSPSSSPSAVQSSAATLHSLLVVDDYRPIIGSKRDIVYSLIDIVKCPNSPPRSVKDSLKALFGIALYAPNRIALVELGAVPALFTLVVKDGRVGIVEDATAVISQVAGCEESEEAFQRVSGIRVLADLLDLSTGSSLRSKENAVGALLNLATCGGDWGLREVREEGMGVVDGVADVAENGGIKAKSKAVALLKVIDGGSGCIASVFRDPRFDSLLNQTL comes from the coding sequence ATGGAAGTGAAGCTCGATACGGTTCCGTCCCTGGTCTCCAAGCTCAGCTCTGTCTCCTCCCAAACCCGAGCCGACGCCCTCAAAGAGCTTCGCCTCATCACCAAGCTCGAACCGGACAGCCGTCCCTTCGTTGCCGAATCTGGCGCCATCCCTTACTTGTCCGAAACCCTCTTCGACTCCTCCCCTTACCTCCAAGACGACGCCGCCGCCACCCTCCTAAACCTCTCCATCTCCTGCCGCGACTCCCTCATCTCCACACAAGGCCTCCTCGATGCTCTCTCCCACTCTCTCCGCCAACACGGCTCCCCTTCCTCCTCCCCCTCCGCTGTCCAGTCTTCCGCCGCCACCCTTCACAGCCTCCTCGTCGTTGACGACTACCGCCCCATCATCGGCTCCAAGCGCGACATCGTCTACTCCCTCATCGACATCGTCAAGTGCCCTAACTCGCCGCCGCGGTCTGTGAAGGACTCGCTGAAGGCGCTGTTCGGGATCGCTCTCTACGCGCCCAACCGCATCGCCTTGGTGGAGCTCGGGGCGGTTCCCGCGCTTTTTACATTGGTAGTGAAGGACGGGCGGGTGGGGATCGTGGAGGACGCCACGGCGGTGATCTCGCAGGTGGCGGGGTGCGAGGAGAGCGAGGAGGCGTTTCAGAGGGTTTCCGGGATAAGGGTTTTGGCGGATTTGCTGGATCTCTCGACCGGATCGAGCTTGAGGAGCAAGGAGAACGCGGTGGGGGCGCTGCTCAATTTGGCCACGTGCGGCGGAGATTGGGGGCTGAGGGAGGTGAGGGAGGAGGGGATGGGAGTGGTGGATGGGGTTGCTGACGTAGCGGAGAATGGCGGCATAAAAGCGAAGAGCAAGGCAGTTGCGCTGCTGAAGGTGATTGATGGCGGGAGCGGATGCATTGCTAGCGTTTTTAGAGATCCACGGTTTGATTCTTTACTAAACCAAACTttgtaa